Below is a genomic region from Aurantimonas sp. HBX-1.
GACTTCAACCGCCAGGGCACGCGGCTGAAGGTGATGGCCGTCGGGGACAACGCCAAAGGCGAGGTCGCCCGCATCGTCGCCGACAAGGGCCGGGAACAGGTGCGCGCCTACGCCGCCGACGGCTCGCTGATCGCCGCCTATCCGTCGACGATCGGCTCGTCCGACACCCCGTCGCCCACCGGCATCGTCCAGGTGAACCGCATCGCCTTCGACCCGAACTACACCTACAACCCGAAGGTCAATTTCAAGCAGGGCGAGAACGACAAGGTGCTCACCATTCCGCCCGGCCCGAACGGCCCGGTCGGGACGATCTGGATCGCGCTCTCGAAGCCGACCTACGGCATCCACGGCACCCCCGAGCCCTCGAAGATCGGCAAGACCAACAGCCACGGCTGCGTCCGCCTGACCAACTGGGATGCGACCGAACTGGCCAAGATGGTGAAGGCCGGGGTGACGGTGGAATTCGAAGAATAGGACGTGGTTAACCGCTGGTTAACCATGCGACCGATATCAGCGAGGGACAGGGGGAGCCGGAAGGCTCCCCTTTGCATTTCAGCGGCTTGGCACCTTTTTCGAGGCATTCGATGAAAACCGTTTCGACCGCTTTCCTGATCCTCGCGGCCGGTTTAGCGCCGCTTCCGGCCCAGGCCTTCTCGGAGCCGCTCTCGGAGAGCTCGATCGACACGGCCGACTTCGCCGTCTGGTCGCAGCAGCAGCGCGAGGCCGACTCGGTCGCCGCTGCGGCGCGCAGCGACGCGACGATCCCGGACGTCGAAGCCGATGCCAGCCCGGCCGACGCGGTTCCCCCGACCGATCCCGCCACCGTGGCGGCCGCGGCCGACGGCATCGACAGCCCGGCGCCGCCGGAGATCGCGGTGACCGGCGAGCCCGGGCAGGTGGTCGAGACGCCGGCCTTCTCGACCGACGCCCCGGACGAGGCGGCGCTCGAATCCGTCGACGAACAGAAAACCCCCGACCCCTTCCTCATCCGCCTGCAGGTGCTGCTCGACCGCGCCCACGCCTCGCCGGGAGTGATCGACGGCTATCTCGGCGAGAACACCCGCAAGGCCATCCACGCCTATGAGCGGATGCGCGACCTGCCGGCCGACGGCGAGCCGGACCCCGACCTGTGGAACATCCTTGCCGTTGACCAGGGCAAGGCCATGGTCACCTACGAGATCACCGAGGCCGACCTTGCCGAGCGTTTCGTCGACGACATCCCCCGCGACTACGCCGAGATGGCCAAGCTGGAGTGGCTCGGCTTCCGCGACCCGGTCGAGATGCTGGCGGAGCGCTTCCACGTCCATGGCGACCTCCTGAAGACGCTGAACCCCACTGCCGATTTCGGCGCGGCGGGCACGACGATCCTGGTCCCCAACATCGGGGCGGGGCCGACGGCCAAGGTGGCGAAGATCATCGTCGACAAGGCGCGCGGCGAACTCATCGCGCAGGACGCCGAGGGCGCCATCGTCCTCGCCTATCCCGTCACGATTGGCGCCGCGAACACGCCGTCGCCGGACGGCGTGCTGAAGGTGCAGGCGATCGCCCCGAACCCGACCTACCACTACTCCCCCGAGAAGAACTTCCAGCAGGGGGAGAACACCGAGGTGCTGACCCTGCCGGCAGGGCCGAACGGCCCGGTCGGATCGATGTGGATCGACCTGTCGCAGCCGACCTTCGGCATTCACGGCACCGCCCATCCGGAACTCGTCGACAAGGCGGAGAGCCACGGCTGCGTGCGGCTGACCAACTGGGACGCCGCGACCCTCGCCGGGCTGGTCGAGCCCGGCGTCACCGTGGTGGAGTTCGAGGGGTGAGCGGGCTCCGGCGCGGAAGCCGTCTCCTCTGCCTGCTCTGCCTCGGCGCGGCCATGGTCCCGGCGGCCACGGCCCAGGATCTGCCCTGGCCGGACGCCAACCCGCTGCAGTCGATCGACCGGCCGTCGCGGCCGGCCGCCGCGCAGAAGCGCCGGACCCGGCCGCTTGTCGCGCAGGCGCCGGCCGAATCCGCAGTGCCGACGCCGGAAGCCCGCCCCGATACGGCCGAGGATGCCGATGGGGCGGAAAGCGCTGCGCCAGTCGACGACAAGGAAGCCGCAACCAAGGACAACGCGGCTGACGAGGACACAGCGGCTGACGAAGACGCTGCCGCCGATACGCAGGAGACCGGACCGGCTCCGGCGGCCGACGCTGAAGCCGCGACCGAGACGCCCGAGCCGGCCGACGCTTCTTCTGCCGACAATTCCGATACCCCGCCCACGGGCGACATTCCGACGCCGGATGCGCGGCCGGATCGCGCTTCGGACGCGCCCGACGAGCCGGCGGAGCCGGAGCCCGCGCCCGACGAGCCGGCGGAGCCTCAGCCGGAGCCCGCGGCTGCCGAGCCGGCGACAGACGAGCCGGCGCGGCAGACGAAGCCGATTCCCGACGCCATGCCGGTGACGCCAGCGGTTCCCGAGGCGGACGAGGAGCCCCTGACCCCGACGACGCTGCGACAGCTGGAACAGTCGGTGACCCCGGCCGCCAGCGTGCTCGCCGCCGCCGCCATCGCCGACGCGGTGGCCTGCGAGGCCGAACTCACCGAGCGCGGCGTCGTCTTCACCGTCGAGCCGAGCATCAGCGAAGGCGCGTGCGGCGTGCTGCGGCCGGTCAATGTCGAGCGCCTCTCCTCCGGCATCGCGGTTTCGCCGAAGACGCAGTTGCTCTGCCGCGCGGCGCTGGCGCTCGACGAGTGGATGTCGTCGACGGTGGTGCCGGCGGCCAGGGTCGATCTCGAGGGACGGGCCCTGACGGAATTCCGCCATGCCTCGACCTATGTTTGCCGCAAGCGCGCCTCCGAGAGCGGCATCTCCGAACATGCGCGCGGCAGTGCCATCGACATCGCCGCCTTCGTCTTCGACGAGGGACCGGAGATTTCCGTGGAGGCGCAACCGGCGGGATCGCCCGAAGCGAAATTCCAGCGGGCGGTCCGCGTCGGCGCCTGCGGGCCGTTCCGTACGGTGCTCGGTCCCGGCACCGACGCCGACCACGCGACGCATTTCCATCTCGACATCGCCGCCCGCAAGAACGACGGGACCTACTGCAAGTAGGCCGGCCGGCCGCCGGGGCTTCCCGGCGGCGCGCCGCCGCCTATATCGGCCGGCGTCACACCCGATCCGGAAAGCATCGCCATGCCCTATCTTGCCGAGGCCAGCCGCTACGATTCCATGCCGTACCGCCGCGTCGGGCGATCCGGCCTGAAGCTGCCGGCGATCTCGCTCGGCCTCTGGCAGAATTTCGGCGGCGTCGACGTGTTCGAGACCGGCCGCGCGGTGCTGCGGCGCGCCTTCGACCGCGGCGTCACGCATTTCGACCTCGCCAACAATTACGGGCCGCCCTACGGCTCTGCCGAGGAGAATTTCGGCCGCTGGATGGCCGAGGATTTCCGGCCCTATCGCGACGAGCTGATCATCAGTTCGAAGGCCGGCTACGACATGTGGCCCGGGCCCTACGGCGATTTCGGCTCGCGCAAGTATCTGGTGGCGTCCTGCGACCAGAGCCTGAAGCGCATGGGTCTCGACTATGTCGACATCTTCTACCACCACCGGCCGGACCCCGAGACGCCGCTGGAGGAGACGATGGGCGCGCTCGACCACATCGTGCGCTCCGGCCGCGCCCTCTATGTCGGCATCTCGTCCTATTCGCCGGAGCTGACGCACCGTGCCCATGCCATCCTGGCGGCGCAGGGCACGCCCTTCATCATCCACCAGCCCTCCTATTCGATGCTCAATCGCTGGGTCGAGGACGGGCTTCTCGACACGCTCGCCGGACTGGGACTCGGCTGCATCGCCTTCTCGCCGTTGGCGCAGGGCCTGCTGACGCGGAAATATCTCGGCGGCGTGCCGGCCGATTCGCGCGCCGCGCGGGAGCGCTCGCTGAAGCCGGCGATGCTCAGCGCCGAGAACATCGAGCGGATCCGCCAGCTGGCGGCGATCGCCGAGGCGCGCGGCCAGAGCCTGGCGCAGATGGCGATCGCCTGGGTGCTGCGCCGGCCGGAGATCTCGTCGGCGCTGGTCGGGGCCCGCAGCGTCGAGCAGTTGGACGATTCGCTGGATGCGCTGAAGCGCCTCGACTTCACCGCCGACGAACTGGCGGCGATCGATCGCCACGCCATCGAAGGCGGGGTCGATCTCTGGCGGGCGCAGTCGCGGGTTCAGCCGTCGGAATAGTCGGCGCGCGACGAACGCTCCGTCGCCGGTCGTTCAGCGACCGGCGACGAGCGGCGATTCGACCCGCTCGCGCAGCAGGTTGTCGATCCGGTCGCGCTCGCGCTGGAAGCTGTCCAGATCGGCGCCGACGAGGACCCGGCCCGACGGCAGCTTGATGCGCATCGGGTCGACCTTCTTGCCGTTGACCTCGACCTCGTAGTGCAGATGGTTGCCGGTGGACAGGCCGGTCGAGCCGACGTAGCCGATCACCTGGCCCTGCCGCACCTTGACGCCCGGCTTGATGCCCTTGGCGATGGCGCTCTGGTGCGAATAGGAGGTCACGTAGCCGTTGGCGTGGCGCACGATGGTCTGCCGGCCGTAGCCGCTGGACCAGCCGGACTTCTCGACCACGCCTTCGCCGGCGGCAAGGATCGGGGTACCGCGCGGCGCCGCCCAGTCGACGCCCCAATGCGGCCGGACATAGCCGAGGACCGGGTGCTTGCGGCCGGTCGAGAAGGACGAGGTGAAGCGGCCCCTCGGCAGCGGCTTGCGCACCAGGAACTGTTTGGCGCTGCGGCCTTCGGCATCGAAATAGTCGGCGGCCTCGGCATCGGCGGGGCGGAAGCGGTAGAACCGCTTGGTGTTCTCGCCGAAACGCACTTCCACGAACAGGATTTCCGAGGCGTCGGTGGCCACCTCCTCGCCCTCCTCCAGGGAGAAGAACGCCGCCAGACGGTCGGTCGGGCCGAGCCGCGACTGCAGGTCGACCTCGCTCGCCAGCATCTGCAGCAGCTGCTGGCAGAGCCGGTCGTTGAGGCCGTAGGCGAGTCCGGCCTGGTAGATGCCGTCGTAGACGGTGGGCATGTCGGCGCGCAGCGGGGCCTCGTCCTCGTTGTCGTCGAAGGCGTCGGCAACCGAATCGCCGAGTTCCGGCGCCAGCGCCGGCTCGAACGGCCCGTCCTCGGTCTCGGCGACGGTGGCAAGGTGGGTGTCGCCGCGATAGGCCGAAAGCCGGACCACATGCGCGGTCTCGCCGGTCGTCTCGACGCCCACCCGCAGCACGTCGCCGGCGCTGAGTTCCTCGGCGTCGAGGAGTTTGGCGAGCGCCGTCGTCGCCTCGGCGCCCTCCTGCTTCGTGTGGCCGTTGCGGTCGAGGATCGCCGCGATGGTGGCGCTCTCGCGGACCGGAATGATCTCTTCGTGGAAGCGCGGAACCGCCTCGGCCCCATCGGGCGCGGCGAGCGAGACATTCTCCTCGATCACCCGGAAGGCCGAGCCCGGCTCGTAGCTCGGCGCGTCGCTGGTGAGGTCGAAGCGCAGCGGGTCGATCGTGGTCAGTGCGGCGACGCGGACCGGCTGATAGGACAGGATCGGCTCGACCGAGCGGATCGCCCGCTCGGCTTCCGCCACCCCGACGTCGCCGCCCGGCTGATAGCTCGCGGCGTCGAACTTGAACGGCTCGACCTTCAACCGCAGTTCCGATTCGACGCGGGCGCCGTAGATCTGGGCGGCCTGCTGCTCCACCGCCGCCGCTTCCGCGTCCGCCGGATCGCCGAACATGTTCAGCGGATCGAAGCTCGGATATTCGGCGCTGGTCTGATGGCGGGCGGCGAGCAGCATGTTGACGTAGCCGAAGGGCAGGGTCCGGATGATCTCGCGGTCGCCCTCGCGGGTCATGGTGGAGAGCTCGAGGATCTGCCGGCTGCGGGCGATCGGGATGGCCGTCGCCACGACGCGCTCGCCCTTTTCGGTGGCCTCCCCCGGCAGCGCCAGGCTGGCCAGCCGGCCCGGGGGGCGGGCGGCGCCGTGATAGCCGTCGAGGGCCGCGGACAGCGCGATGCCCATCAGCGCCGTCGAGGTCAGGCCGGTCAGAAGCGTGCCCGCCAGCCAGCGGGCCGAAACCTGTCGGCGATCGGGCCTGCGTCGTCGATCGGCGATGAGCGCTGGCTCGTCGCCAAAGAACGGCCTGTCCTGCGGCAAGCTTGTTATCCCCCTCGATTGCAGTGGCAGCCATCGACCAACAAGGTGGCAGAATTCGGCCGCCGGCATCTCTTATGAACGATGAACCCGTCGCCGGCCATACCGTCCCGGCTGCAACCGCTCAAGGCGCGAGGCTGCAGATGGACGATCCGGGCAGGGAGAACCCGCCGCGTCGGGTATGGATTAGGCGGTACCCGAGGACGGCGGCAGGGGAGGGGGGCGCCCGGCGGCGGAAGCACGCCGGCGCGAGGCAGAAGGGGGTGATGCGCCTTGGCGCGGACTCCTCCTGCCGGCAGGGAGTGCCGGCTCATCCCCCATGCGCGCTGCATGGGGGCAGGCGCGCGCGAGGCGGGCGCACCGGCGGCGCGACAGGGCTCTGAGCGGTTTTTGAAGTTTTTGCGAAGGTTGGCGTTGACAGGCCGATCAGCCATCGCCTATACCCCACTCAACAACGACGGCGGTGGCGCCGCGGCGGCCCGGACGGGGCGCCGAGAGCTGGTCCGGACCTCAAGGTTCTGGCCGGTTCGAATTCGCGCCGCCTCTTCATTGTTTTTCGAGTGCCGCTGATATAGCGACCCTCCTCAGGGTACGACAGTCTGTTTGTCTGTTGACACCCGCCGCCGGTATCGCTGGCGTGTTCTTTGACAACTGAAGATTGAGAAGAAAGAGAAATGTGGACGGCGGTTGTCTGTCTGGAGCTCTTTGGCCGGTATCCTTTCCGGCTGGGAGTATCCATGAGAGAAACGACCTGATCGTTCTACGTTTCGGTATGAGAGTGTACGGCTCTTGTCCTGGTGCTTTGGGTTTTGCGGGTGACTGCGAGGCCGGGGTGTCGGGCGAGGGCGGCGGCATTCAGGTTGCCGGTTTCGCAGGGATGCGGGGCCGGCCTTGGCGTGTCCGTGTGGTCCTTCGGGGCTGGGCGGATTTGTAGCTTGGGTGTTCGCGAATACTCTCGTCAAATGCTTTGAGACAGTGACGGTCAGGAACAGCTCTTATCAAACCTGAGAGTTTGATCCTGGCTCAGAACGAACGCTGGCGGCAGGCTTAACACATGCAAGTCGAACGCCCCGCAAGGGGAGTGGCAGACGGGTGAGTAACGCGTGGGAATCTACCCTTTTCTACGGGATAGCTCCGGGAAACTGGAATTAATACCGTATAAGCCCTTCGGGGGAAAGATTTATCGGGAAAGGATGAGCCCGCGTTGGATTAGCTAGTTGGTGAGGTAACGGCCCACCAAGGCGACGATCCATAGCTGGTCTAAGAGGATGATCAGCCACATTGGGACTGAGACACGGCCCAAACTCCTACGGGAGGCAGCAGTGGGGAATATTGGACAATGGGCGCAAGCCTGATCCAGCCATGCCGCGTGAGTGATGAAGGCCCTAGGGTTGTAAAGCTCTTTCAGTGGGGACGATAATGACGGTACCCACAGAAGAAGCCCCGGCTAACTTCGTGCCAGCAGCCGCGGTAATACGAAGGGGGCTAGCGTTGTTCGGAATTACTGGGCGTAAAGCGCACGTAGGCGGATATTTAAGTCGGGGGTGAAATCCCGGGGCTCAACCCCGGAACTGCCTTCGATACTGGGTATCTTGAGTGTGGTAGAGGTGAGTGGAATTGCGAGTGTAGAGGTGAAATTCGTAGATATTCGCAGGAACACCAGTGGCGAAGGCGGCTCACTGGACCACAACTGACGCTGAGGTGCGAAAGCGTGGGGAGCAAACAGGATTAGATACCCTGGTAGTCCACGCCGTAAACGATGGAAGCTAGCCGTCGGGGGATTTATCTCTCGGTGGCGCAGTTAACGCATTAAGCTTCCCGCCTGGGGAGTACGGTCGCAAGATTAAAACTCAAAGGAATTGACGGGGGCCCGCACAAGCGGTGGAGCATGTGGTTTAATTCGAAGCAACGCGCAGAACCTTACCAGCTCTTGACATGCCTCGACGGTATCCGGAGACGGATGCCTTCCTTCGGGACGAGTGCACAGGTGCTGCATGGCTGTCGTCAGCTCGTGTCGTGAGATGTTGGGTTAAGTCCCGCAACGAGCGCAACCCTCGCCCTTAGTTGCCAGCATTCAGTTGGGCACTCTAAGGGGACTGCCGGTGATAAGCCGAGAGGAAGGTGGGGATGACGTCAAGTCCTCATGGCCCTTACGGGCTGGGCTACACACGTGCTACAATGGCGGTGACAGTGGGCAGCCAACCAGCGATGGTGAGCTAATCCCAAAAAGCCGTCTCAGTTCGGATTGCACTCTGCAACTCGGGTGCATGAAGTTGGAATCGCTAGTAATCGTGGATCAGCATGCCACGGTGAATACGTTCCCGGGCCTTGTACACACCGCCCGTCACACCATGGGAGTTGGTTCTACCCGAAGGCGTTGCGCTAACTCGCAAGAGAGGCAGGCGACCACGGTAGGGTCAGCGACTGGGGTGAAGTCGTAACAAGGTAGCCGTAGGGGAACCTGCGGCTGGATCACCTCCTTTCTAAGGACGATCCCTCACGGCGTCCGGTCCGTCACCTCGCAAGGGGTGGCCCGCCGGGCTTCCCGTATCGGATTGTTTTAGAACAAAGGTCCCGATAGTCAGTCGGGGCCGCGCATACAAAGGCGCCAACGAGCTCTTCCTTGTGGAGAGCGTACGGCGTGATGGCAGACCCGCCGTCTTCGTTTCTCTTTCTTCCCTGGATGAATTGCCGGACCGGTCTATCCGCAGCGATCGTCGTGCCCCGCAAGGGGTGGCGATCGGGGCAGGGTTCCGGACCTTGCGGTTCGGGCCCGTAGCTCAGTTGGTTAGAGCGCACCCCTGATAAGGGTGAGGTCGGTAGTTCGAATCTACCCGGGCCCACCATTCGGCAGTCTGCCGGCTGGGCCGGGTTGGCCATGTTGTGCGTGCCGAATGGCGCGCCCGGGCAG
It encodes:
- a CDS encoding L,D-transpeptidase — its product is MKTVSTAFLILAAGLAPLPAQAFSEPLSESSIDTADFAVWSQQQREADSVAAAARSDATIPDVEADASPADAVPPTDPATVAAAADGIDSPAPPEIAVTGEPGQVVETPAFSTDAPDEAALESVDEQKTPDPFLIRLQVLLDRAHASPGVIDGYLGENTRKAIHAYERMRDLPADGEPDPDLWNILAVDQGKAMVTYEITEADLAERFVDDIPRDYAEMAKLEWLGFRDPVEMLAERFHVHGDLLKTLNPTADFGAAGTTILVPNIGAGPTAKVAKIIVDKARGELIAQDAEGAIVLAYPVTIGAANTPSPDGVLKVQAIAPNPTYHYSPEKNFQQGENTEVLTLPAGPNGPVGSMWIDLSQPTFGIHGTAHPELVDKAESHGCVRLTNWDAATLAGLVEPGVTVVEFEG
- a CDS encoding extensin family protein — its product is MSGLRRGSRLLCLLCLGAAMVPAATAQDLPWPDANPLQSIDRPSRPAAAQKRRTRPLVAQAPAESAVPTPEARPDTAEDADGAESAAPVDDKEAATKDNAADEDTAADEDAAADTQETGPAPAADAEAATETPEPADASSADNSDTPPTGDIPTPDARPDRASDAPDEPAEPEPAPDEPAEPQPEPAAAEPATDEPARQTKPIPDAMPVTPAVPEADEEPLTPTTLRQLEQSVTPAASVLAAAAIADAVACEAELTERGVVFTVEPSISEGACGVLRPVNVERLSSGIAVSPKTQLLCRAALALDEWMSSTVVPAARVDLEGRALTEFRHASTYVCRKRASESGISEHARGSAIDIAAFVFDEGPEISVEAQPAGSPEAKFQRAVRVGACGPFRTVLGPGTDADHATHFHLDIAARKNDGTYCK
- the mgrA gene encoding L-glyceraldehyde 3-phosphate reductase, with product MPYLAEASRYDSMPYRRVGRSGLKLPAISLGLWQNFGGVDVFETGRAVLRRAFDRGVTHFDLANNYGPPYGSAEENFGRWMAEDFRPYRDELIISSKAGYDMWPGPYGDFGSRKYLVASCDQSLKRMGLDYVDIFYHHRPDPETPLEETMGALDHIVRSGRALYVGISSYSPELTHRAHAILAAQGTPFIIHQPSYSMLNRWVEDGLLDTLAGLGLGCIAFSPLAQGLLTRKYLGGVPADSRAARERSLKPAMLSAENIERIRQLAAIAEARGQSLAQMAIAWVLRRPEISSALVGARSVEQLDDSLDALKRLDFTADELAAIDRHAIEGGVDLWRAQSRVQPSE
- a CDS encoding M23 family metallopeptidase, translated to MPQDRPFFGDEPALIADRRRRPDRRQVSARWLAGTLLTGLTSTALMGIALSAALDGYHGAARPPGRLASLALPGEATEKGERVVATAIPIARSRQILELSTMTREGDREIIRTLPFGYVNMLLAARHQTSAEYPSFDPLNMFGDPADAEAAAVEQQAAQIYGARVESELRLKVEPFKFDAASYQPGGDVGVAEAERAIRSVEPILSYQPVRVAALTTIDPLRFDLTSDAPSYEPGSAFRVIEENVSLAAPDGAEAVPRFHEEIIPVRESATIAAILDRNGHTKQEGAEATTALAKLLDAEELSAGDVLRVGVETTGETAHVVRLSAYRGDTHLATVAETEDGPFEPALAPELGDSVADAFDDNEDEAPLRADMPTVYDGIYQAGLAYGLNDRLCQQLLQMLASEVDLQSRLGPTDRLAAFFSLEEGEEVATDASEILFVEVRFGENTKRFYRFRPADAEAADYFDAEGRSAKQFLVRKPLPRGRFTSSFSTGRKHPVLGYVRPHWGVDWAAPRGTPILAAGEGVVEKSGWSSGYGRQTIVRHANGYVTSYSHQSAIAKGIKPGVKVRQGQVIGYVGSTGLSTGNHLHYEVEVNGKKVDPMRIKLPSGRVLVGADLDSFQRERDRIDNLLRERVESPLVAGR